The following are encoded together in the Piscinibacter lacus genome:
- a CDS encoding mannose-1-phosphate guanylyltransferase/mannose-6-phosphate isomerase: MSIVPVILSGGSGTRLWPLSRALYPKQFLALGGEQTLLQQAVQRLQALGQRAGTMEAPLLIGAEGHRFLLLDQLREIGVQAAAIVLEPAARNTAPALALAALAALENGGDPVLLVSPADQTVGDTAAFTALLAQAVEAAQAGQIVTLGVAPTRPETGYGYIKSTAPADGSPVRRVQAFVEKPDRATAERYLAEGGYAWNSGLFVLKASAWMAALDRYRPDIATGARAAWAGRKLDASFVRPDKAAFEATPADSIDYAVMERLPGDAQAPAPLVTLTLDAGWSDLGAWDAVWQVGAADAQGNVAQGDVLFEDSRNTLVHATSRLVATVGVEDLVVVETPDAVLVADRSRSQQVKQIVARLQQSGRGEGELHRRVHRPWGWYDSVDAGPRFQVKRILVKPGASLSLQMHHHRAEHWIVVSGTAEVTCGSSKRLFSENQSTYIPLGETHRLANPGSIPLEIIEVQSGSYLGEDDIVRFEDTYGRNSADKT; encoded by the coding sequence ATGTCCATCGTTCCCGTCATCTTGTCCGGGGGTTCAGGCACCCGTCTCTGGCCGCTGAGCCGTGCCCTGTATCCCAAGCAGTTTCTCGCCCTGGGCGGCGAGCAGACGCTGCTGCAACAAGCCGTGCAGCGCTTGCAGGCCCTGGGCCAGCGGGCCGGCACGATGGAGGCCCCGCTGCTGATCGGTGCCGAGGGTCACCGCTTCCTGCTGCTCGACCAATTGCGCGAAATCGGCGTGCAAGCCGCCGCCATCGTGCTGGAGCCCGCCGCGCGCAACACCGCGCCGGCCCTGGCCCTGGCGGCCCTGGCCGCGCTGGAGAACGGCGGCGACCCGGTGCTGCTCGTCAGCCCGGCCGACCAGACGGTGGGCGACACCGCCGCCTTCACCGCCCTGCTGGCCCAGGCCGTCGAGGCCGCACAGGCCGGCCAGATCGTCACCCTGGGCGTGGCCCCGACCCGCCCCGAGACCGGCTACGGCTACATCAAGAGCACGGCCCCGGCCGACGGCAGCCCGGTGCGCCGCGTGCAGGCTTTCGTCGAGAAGCCCGACCGCGCCACCGCCGAACGCTACCTGGCCGAGGGCGGCTATGCCTGGAACAGCGGCCTCTTCGTGCTCAAGGCCTCGGCCTGGATGGCGGCACTGGACCGCTACCGGCCCGACATCGCCACCGGCGCCCGCGCCGCCTGGGCCGGGCGCAAGCTCGATGCCTCCTTCGTGCGGCCGGACAAGGCCGCCTTCGAGGCCACGCCGGCCGATTCGATCGACTATGCGGTGATGGAGCGCCTGCCCGGCGATGCCCAGGCCCCGGCCCCGCTGGTCACGCTGACCCTGGATGCAGGCTGGAGCGACCTCGGCGCCTGGGATGCCGTCTGGCAGGTTGGCGCGGCCGATGCCCAGGGCAATGTGGCCCAGGGCGATGTGCTGTTCGAGGACAGCCGCAACACCCTGGTGCACGCCACGAGCCGGCTGGTGGCCACGGTCGGCGTCGAGGACCTCGTCGTCGTCGAGACCCCCGATGCCGTGCTGGTCGCCGACCGCAGCCGCAGCCAGCAGGTCAAGCAGATCGTCGCGCGCTTGCAGCAGTCCGGCCGCGGCGAGGGCGAACTGCACCGCCGCGTGCACCGCCCCTGGGGCTGGTACGACAGCGTCGACGCCGGCCCGCGCTTCCAGGTCAAGCGCATCCTGGTGAAACCGGGCGCCTCGCTGAGCCTGCAGATGCACCACCACCGTGCCGAGCACTGGATCGTCGTTTCCGGCACCGCCGAGGTGACCTGCGGCAGCAGCAAGCGCCTGTTCAGCGAAAACCAGAGCACCTACATCCCGCTGGGCGAGACCCACCGCCTGGCCAACCCCGGCAGCATCCCGCTCGAAATCATCGAGGTGCAGTCGGGCAGCTACCTGGGCGAGGACGACATCGTCCGTTTCGAAGACACCTACGGCCGCAACTCGGCAGACAAGACATGA
- the rfbB gene encoding dTDP-glucose 4,6-dehydratase has product MILVTGGAGFIGSNFVLDWLADPAAEGVVNLDALTYAGNLANLASLKDDPRHVFVHGDITDRALIDRLLATHRPRALVHFAAESHVDRSIHGPGAFMRTNVDGTFTLLEAARAFWGTLEGAEKAAFRFHHVSTDEVYGSLQPSDPPFAETHPYEPNSPYSASKAASDHLVRAWHHTYGLPVVTTNCSNNYGPYHFPEKLIPLMIVNALAGKPLPVYGDGQQIRDWLYVKDHCSAIRAVLAGGRLGETYNIGGWNEQANIDIVHIVCGLLDELQPDPAGPYARLITYVTDRPGHDRRYAIDARKIERELGWRPAETFATGIRKTVAWYLANRDWVAEVQSGSYRDWLARNYGGRVADPA; this is encoded by the coding sequence ATGATTCTCGTGACCGGCGGCGCCGGCTTCATCGGCAGCAACTTCGTGCTCGACTGGCTGGCCGACCCGGCGGCCGAAGGCGTCGTCAACCTCGACGCCCTCACCTACGCCGGCAACCTGGCCAACCTGGCCTCGCTGAAGGACGACCCGCGGCATGTCTTCGTGCACGGCGACATCACCGACCGCGCCCTGATCGACCGCCTGCTGGCCACCCACCGCCCGCGCGCCCTGGTGCACTTCGCCGCCGAAAGCCATGTGGACCGCTCGATCCACGGCCCCGGCGCCTTCATGCGGACCAATGTCGACGGCACCTTCACCCTGCTGGAGGCCGCGCGCGCCTTCTGGGGCACGCTCGAAGGCGCGGAGAAGGCGGCCTTCCGCTTCCATCATGTCAGCACCGACGAGGTCTACGGCAGCCTCCAGCCCAGCGACCCGCCCTTCGCCGAGACCCACCCCTACGAGCCCAACAGCCCCTACTCAGCCAGCAAGGCCGCGTCGGACCACCTCGTGCGGGCCTGGCACCACACCTACGGCCTGCCGGTGGTGACGACCAACTGCTCGAACAACTACGGGCCCTATCACTTCCCCGAGAAGCTGATCCCGCTGATGATCGTCAATGCCCTGGCCGGCAAGCCGCTGCCGGTCTACGGCGACGGCCAGCAGATTCGCGACTGGCTCTACGTCAAGGACCACTGCAGCGCCATCCGCGCCGTGCTGGCCGGCGGCCGCCTCGGCGAGACCTACAACATCGGCGGCTGGAACGAGCAGGCCAACATCGACATCGTCCACATCGTCTGCGGCCTGCTCGACGAGTTGCAGCCCGACCCGGCCGGCCCCTATGCGCGCCTGATCACCTATGTGACCGACCGCCCGGGCCACGACCGCCGCTACGCCATCGATGCCCGCAAGATCGAGCGCGAACTCGGCTGGCGCCCGGCCGAGACCTTCGCCACCGGCATCCGCAAGACGGTGGCCTGGTACCTGGCGAACCGCGACTGGGTGGCCGAGGTGCAGAGCGGCAGCTACCGCGACTGGCTGGCCCGCAACTACGGCGGCCGCGTCGCGGACCCGGCCTGA
- the rfbD gene encoding dTDP-4-dehydrorhamnose reductase, with product MKILLLGKGGQVGWELQRALAPLGELVALGTQSQDLAADFRQPEALAATVQAVRPDVIVNAAAYTAVDKAESEPAVAAAINAEAPGVLAREAAALGATLLHYSTDYVFDGSGDTPRDEDAATGPLSVYGQTKLDGEEAIRASGCRHLILRTSWVYAARGGNFAKTMLRLAGERDKLTIIDDQIGAPTGAELLADLSAHALRRLARQPALAGTYHAVAGGEVSWHGYACHVIEWARAHGHALRVPPDAILPIPTLAYPTPARRPLNSRLDTRKLRAAFDLELPHWQTGVDRMLSEVLGA from the coding sequence ATGAAGATCCTGCTGCTGGGCAAGGGCGGCCAGGTCGGCTGGGAGCTTCAGCGCGCGCTCGCGCCGCTGGGGGAACTGGTCGCCCTGGGCACCCAGAGCCAGGATCTGGCCGCCGACTTCCGCCAGCCCGAGGCCCTGGCCGCCACCGTGCAGGCGGTGCGGCCGGACGTGATCGTCAATGCCGCCGCCTACACCGCCGTCGACAAGGCCGAGAGCGAGCCGGCGGTGGCCGCCGCGATCAATGCCGAGGCGCCCGGCGTGCTGGCCCGCGAGGCCGCCGCGCTCGGCGCCACCCTGCTGCACTACAGCACCGACTATGTCTTCGACGGCAGCGGCGACACGCCGCGCGACGAGGATGCCGCCACCGGCCCGCTCAGCGTCTATGGCCAGACCAAGCTCGACGGCGAGGAGGCCATCCGCGCCAGCGGCTGCCGCCACCTGATCCTGCGCACCAGTTGGGTCTATGCCGCCCGCGGCGGCAACTTCGCCAAGACCATGCTGCGCCTGGCGGGCGAGCGCGACAAGCTCACCATCATCGACGACCAGATCGGCGCGCCCACCGGTGCCGAACTGCTGGCCGACCTGAGCGCGCATGCCCTGCGCCGCCTCGCCCGGCAACCGGCCCTGGCCGGCACCTATCACGCGGTGGCCGGCGGCGAGGTGAGCTGGCACGGCTACGCCTGCCATGTCATCGAATGGGCCCGCGCCCATGGCCATGCGCTGCGCGTGCCGCCCGATGCCATCCTGCCGATTCCCACCCTCGCCTACCCCACGCCGGCGCGGCGCCCGCTGAATTCCCGCCTGGACACCCGCAAGCTGCGCGCGGCCTTCGACCTGGAACTGCCGCACTGGCAGACCGGCGTCGACCGCATGCTGAGCGAAGTGCTCGGCGCCTGA
- the rfbA gene encoding glucose-1-phosphate thymidylyltransferase RfbA, with the protein MQRKGIILAGGSGTRLHPATLAVSKQLLPVYDKPMVYYPLTTLMLAGIRDILVISTPQDTPRFQALLGDGSQWGLNLSYCVQPSPDGLAQAFILGRDFVGGAPSALVLGDNIFYGHDFQGLLRNAAARTDGASVFAYHVQDPERYGVVAFDAAQNAISIEEKPDVPKSNYAVTGLYFYDHQVCDIAADIQPSARGELEITEVNARYLAQQQLSVEIMGRGYAWLDTGTHDSLLEAGQFIATLEKRQGLKVACPEEIAYRAGWIDAATLERLGQALKKNGYGQYLLKILKEKVF; encoded by the coding sequence ATGCAACGCAAAGGCATCATCCTCGCGGGCGGCTCCGGCACCCGACTGCACCCGGCCACCCTGGCCGTCAGCAAGCAGTTGCTGCCGGTCTATGACAAGCCGATGGTGTACTACCCCCTGACGACGCTGATGCTGGCCGGGATCCGCGACATCCTCGTCATCAGCACGCCGCAGGACACGCCGCGCTTCCAGGCCCTGCTGGGCGACGGTTCGCAGTGGGGCCTGAACCTCAGCTACTGCGTGCAGCCCAGCCCGGACGGCCTGGCCCAGGCCTTCATCCTCGGCCGCGACTTCGTCGGCGGCGCGCCCAGCGCCCTGGTGCTGGGCGACAACATCTTCTACGGCCACGACTTCCAGGGCCTGCTGCGCAATGCCGCGGCGCGGACGGACGGTGCCAGCGTGTTCGCCTATCACGTGCAGGATCCGGAGCGCTATGGCGTCGTCGCGTTCGACGCCGCGCAGAACGCGATCAGCATCGAGGAAAAGCCGGACGTTCCCAAGAGCAACTACGCCGTCACCGGCCTCTACTTCTACGACCACCAGGTCTGCGACATCGCGGCCGACATCCAGCCCTCGGCCCGCGGCGAGCTGGAAATCACCGAAGTGAATGCCCGCTACCTGGCGCAGCAGCAGCTCAGCGTCGAGATCATGGGCCGCGGCTATGCCTGGCTGGACACCGGCACCCACGACAGCCTGCTCGAAGCCGGCCAGTTCATCGCCACCCTGGAGAAACGCCAGGGCCTGAAAGTGGCCTGCCCGGAAGAAATTGCCTACCGGGCCGGCTGGATCGATGCGGCAACCCTTGAACGGCTGGGTCAGGCGCTGAAGAAAAACGGTTATGGTCAATACCTGCTGAAGATCCTCAAGGAGAAGGTGTTCTGA
- the rfbC gene encoding dTDP-4-dehydrorhamnose 3,5-epimerase yields the protein MQITPTRLPEVLLLDPKVFGDDRGFFTESFNQRVFDTALGRPTCFVQDNHSRSVRGVLRGLHYQLDPHAQGKLVRVVAGKVFDVAVDMRRSSPRFGQWVGFELSAENHRMAWIPPGFAHGFLVLSEIADFLYKTTDYYAPESEGSVRWDDPAVGVVWPELGMAPTLSPKDLAAPLLADAKTFA from the coding sequence ATGCAGATCACGCCCACCCGGCTGCCTGAAGTGCTGCTGCTCGACCCGAAGGTCTTCGGGGACGATCGCGGTTTCTTCACGGAGAGCTTCAACCAGCGCGTGTTCGACACCGCGCTCGGCCGGCCCACCTGCTTCGTGCAGGACAACCACTCGCGCTCGGTGCGCGGCGTGCTGCGTGGCCTGCACTACCAGCTCGACCCGCATGCCCAGGGCAAGCTGGTGCGGGTGGTGGCCGGCAAGGTCTTCGACGTCGCGGTCGACATGCGTCGCAGCAGCCCGCGCTTCGGCCAGTGGGTGGGTTTCGAGCTGAGTGCCGAGAACCACCGCATGGCCTGGATCCCGCCGGGCTTCGCCCATGGTTTCCTGGTGCTCAGCGAGATCGCCGACTTCCTCTACAAGACCACCGACTACTACGCCCCTGAAAGCGAAGGCTCGGTGCGCTGGGACGATCCCGCCGTCGGCGTGGTCTGGCCCGAGCTCGGCATGGCCCCCACCCTCTCCCCCAAGGACCTGGCCGCCCCGCTGCTGGCCGACGCCAAGACCTTTGCCTGA
- the kdsA gene encoding 3-deoxy-8-phosphooctulonate synthase: MLPIAITPDITVANDAPFVLFGGINVLESRDLALQAAEAYVQACTKLKIPYVFKASFDKANRSSIHSYRGPGLDEGLKILQEVKQTFGVPVISDVHEPWQCAPAAEVIDVLQLPAFLARQTDLVVALASTGRVINIKKPQFLSPHQVGNIVEKLREAGNERILLCDRGTSFGYDNLVVDMLGFDVMKKVSGGLPVIFDVTHALQQRDPLGAASGGRRQQVADLARAGLAVGLAGLFLEAHPDPAQAKCDGPSALPLDRLPAFLGQMKALDELVKGFEPLRID, from the coding sequence ATGCTCCCGATCGCGATCACGCCCGACATCACCGTCGCCAACGACGCCCCCTTCGTCCTGTTCGGCGGCATCAATGTGCTGGAGTCGCGCGACCTGGCCCTGCAAGCCGCGGAGGCCTATGTGCAGGCCTGCACGAAGCTCAAGATCCCCTACGTCTTCAAGGCCAGCTTCGACAAGGCCAACCGCTCGTCCATCCATTCCTACCGCGGCCCGGGCCTGGACGAGGGCCTGAAAATCCTGCAAGAGGTCAAGCAGACCTTCGGCGTGCCGGTGATCTCCGACGTGCACGAGCCCTGGCAATGCGCGCCCGCCGCCGAGGTGATCGACGTGCTGCAACTGCCGGCCTTCCTGGCGCGGCAGACCGACCTGGTCGTGGCCCTGGCCAGCACCGGGCGCGTCATCAACATCAAGAAGCCGCAGTTCCTCAGCCCGCACCAGGTCGGCAACATCGTCGAGAAGCTGCGCGAGGCCGGCAACGAGCGCATCCTGCTCTGCGACCGTGGCACCAGCTTCGGCTACGACAACCTGGTGGTCGACATGCTGGGCTTCGACGTGATGAAGAAGGTCAGCGGCGGCCTGCCGGTGATCTTCGATGTGACCCATGCCCTGCAGCAGCGCGACCCGCTGGGCGCCGCCTCCGGTGGCCGCCGCCAGCAGGTGGCCGACCTGGCGCGGGCCGGCCTGGCCGTCGGCCTCGCCGGGCTCTTCCTGGAAGCCCACCCCGACCCGGCGCAGGCCAAGTGCGACGGCCCCAGTGCCCTGCCGCTGGACCGGCTGCCGGCCTTCCTGGGGCAGATGAAGGCTCTCGACGAGTTGGTCAAGGGCTTCGAGCCTCTGCGCATCGACTGA
- the cysD gene encoding sulfate adenylyltransferase subunit CysD, which translates to MTAALTHLQRLEAESIHILREVVAEADKPVMLYSIGKDSSVMLHLAKKAFYPAPPPFPLLHVDTTWKFQAMYAMRERMARELGMELLVHQNPEAKALGVSPFSHGSQIHTDLWKTQGLKQALDLHGFDAAFGGARRDEEKSRAKERIFSFRSAEHRWDPKNQRPELWKLYNARKQPGESIRVFPISNWTELDIWQYIHLENIPIVPLYYAAERPVVERDGTLIMVDDDRMPLRPGEQPQMKSVRFRTLGCYPLTGAVESTATTLPQIIQEMLLTTTSERQGRMIDHDTAASMEKKKQEGYF; encoded by the coding sequence ATGACTGCCGCCCTGACCCATTTGCAACGCCTCGAAGCCGAGAGCATCCACATCCTGCGCGAGGTGGTGGCCGAGGCGGACAAGCCGGTGATGCTCTATTCCATCGGCAAGGACAGCTCGGTGATGCTGCACCTGGCGAAGAAGGCCTTCTACCCGGCCCCGCCGCCCTTCCCGCTGCTGCATGTGGACACCACCTGGAAGTTCCAGGCCATGTATGCCATGCGCGAGCGCATGGCCCGCGAGCTGGGCATGGAACTGCTGGTGCACCAGAACCCCGAAGCCAAGGCCCTGGGGGTCAGCCCCTTCAGCCACGGTTCGCAGATCCACACCGACCTGTGGAAGACCCAGGGCCTGAAGCAGGCCCTGGACCTGCACGGCTTCGACGCCGCCTTCGGCGGTGCACGGCGCGACGAGGAGAAGAGCCGCGCCAAGGAGCGCATCTTCAGCTTCCGCAGCGCCGAGCACCGCTGGGACCCGAAGAACCAGCGGCCCGAGCTATGGAAGCTCTACAACGCGCGCAAGCAGCCGGGCGAGTCGATCCGCGTCTTCCCCATCTCCAACTGGACCGAGCTGGACATCTGGCAGTACATCCACCTGGAGAACATCCCCATCGTGCCGCTCTATTACGCGGCCGAGCGGCCGGTGGTCGAGCGGGACGGCACCTTGATCATGGTCGACGACGACCGCATGCCCCTGCGCCCCGGCGAGCAGCCGCAGATGAAGAGCGTGCGATTCCGCACCCTGGGCTGCTACCCGCTGACCGGCGCGGTCGAATCCACCGCGACCACCCTGCCGCAGATCATCCAGGAGATGCTGCTGACCACGACCTCCGAGCGCCAGGGCCGCATGATCGACCACGACACCGCCGCCTCGATGGAGAAGAAGAAGCAGGAAGGGTATTTCTGA
- the cysN gene encoding sulfate adenylyltransferase subunit CysN: protein MAHVSDLIAQDIDAYLKQHERKSLLRFITCGSVDDGKSTLIGRLLYESKMLFEDQLAAIEADSKKWGTQGENIDFALLVDGLAAEREQGITIDVAYRFFSTDRRKFIVADTPGHEQYTRNMVTGASTADVAILLIDARRGVLTQTRRHATLVSLLGIRHIVLAINKMDLMGNEQAVFDRIVADFGAFAQQLGMDGVALHPIPMSALVGDNITERSARMPWYTGPALMEFLETVEIDDTRLQRSPFRLPVQWVNRPNLDFRGFAGQIAGGVVRPGDRVRVLPSGKESTVARIVTADGDLPEAVAGQSVTLTLADEIDCSRGDLLCGLDQPAAAASQFETTLVWMHDEPMRPGRRYLMKLGTATVPATVGAIRHQLNVNTLEKHPAEQLELNGIAVCTLTLDKALPFDPYAANRDTGGFILIDRLSHNTVGAGMLLHAVQGQQTGDRPVDAAARAALKQQQAAVLAFLGGTATQRAALLDQAERELHAAGRHTLRLERNALPAGLQAELPATLALLREAGLIVLIGSDTAEGLGEGLVPLHVQITAGGLGLTAAQAQPLSLPDGESQGAALRAWLLALLG from the coding sequence ATGGCCCACGTTTCCGACCTCATCGCCCAGGACATCGACGCCTACCTGAAGCAGCACGAGCGCAAGAGCCTGCTGCGCTTCATCACCTGCGGCAGCGTCGACGACGGCAAGAGCACGCTGATCGGCCGCCTGCTCTATGAATCAAAGATGCTCTTCGAGGACCAGCTCGCCGCCATCGAGGCCGACTCCAAGAAGTGGGGCACCCAGGGCGAGAACATCGACTTCGCGCTGCTCGTCGACGGCCTGGCGGCCGAGCGCGAGCAGGGCATCACCATCGATGTGGCCTACCGCTTCTTCAGCACCGACCGGCGCAAGTTCATCGTCGCCGACACGCCGGGCCATGAGCAGTACACCCGCAACATGGTCACCGGCGCGTCCACCGCCGACGTGGCCATCCTGCTGATCGACGCCCGCCGCGGCGTGCTGACCCAGACCCGCCGTCACGCCACCCTGGTCTCGCTGCTGGGCATCCGCCACATCGTACTGGCCATCAACAAGATGGACCTGATGGGCAACGAGCAGGCCGTCTTCGACCGCATCGTGGCCGACTTCGGCGCCTTCGCGCAGCAGCTCGGCATGGACGGCGTGGCCCTCCACCCCATCCCCATGTCGGCCCTGGTCGGCGACAACATCACCGAGCGCAGCGCGCGCATGCCCTGGTACACGGGCCCGGCGCTGATGGAGTTCCTGGAGACGGTCGAGATCGACGACACCCGCCTGCAGCGCAGCCCCTTCCGGCTGCCGGTGCAGTGGGTCAACCGGCCCAACCTCGACTTCCGCGGCTTCGCCGGCCAGATCGCCGGCGGCGTGGTGCGCCCCGGCGACCGCGTGCGCGTGCTGCCCTCGGGCAAGGAAAGCACCGTCGCGCGCATCGTCACCGCCGACGGCGACCTGCCCGAGGCCGTGGCCGGCCAGTCCGTCACGCTGACCCTGGCCGACGAGATCGACTGCTCGCGCGGAGACCTGCTCTGCGGCCTGGACCAGCCGGCCGCGGCCGCCAGCCAGTTCGAGACCACCCTGGTGTGGATGCACGACGAGCCGATGCGCCCCGGCCGCCGCTACCTGATGAAGCTGGGCACGGCCACCGTGCCGGCCACGGTCGGCGCCATCCGCCACCAGCTCAATGTGAACACGCTGGAGAAGCATCCGGCCGAGCAGCTTGAGCTCAACGGCATCGCGGTCTGCACGCTGACGCTGGACAAGGCCCTGCCCTTCGATCCCTATGCCGCCAACCGCGACACCGGCGGCTTCATCCTGATCGACCGGCTCAGCCACAACACCGTCGGCGCCGGCATGCTGCTGCATGCCGTGCAGGGGCAGCAGACCGGCGACCGGCCGGTCGATGCCGCCGCGCGGGCCGCGCTCAAGCAGCAGCAGGCGGCGGTGCTGGCCTTCCTCGGCGGCACGGCCACCCAGCGTGCGGCCCTGCTCGACCAGGCCGAGCGCGAGCTGCATGCCGCCGGCCGCCACACCCTGCGGCTGGAGCGCAACGCGCTGCCCGCCGGCCTGCAAGCCGAGCTGCCCGCCACCCTGGCGCTGCTGCGCGAGGCCGGCCTGATCGTGCTGATCGGCAGTGATACGGCCGAGGGCCTGGGCGAAGGCCTGGTGCCGCTGCACGTCCAGATCACCGCCGGCGGCCTGGGCTTGACGGCTGCACAGGCTCAGCCCCTGAGCCTGCCGGACGGCGAGAGCCAGGGCGCCGCGCTGCGCGCCTGGCTGCTGGCGCTGCTGGGCTGA
- a CDS encoding polysaccharide biosynthesis protein: MSRLPPPKLPPVEAPGGWALRVEALLTRIRPARAGLSLLVDALIVALTWQATYLFRLGFDDWFARRPDYDPLVLLGIVIVYAAAGVAFGVPRAVWRFIGFGEVQRLALVCLVAGAVSASAVQMAGLYATPRAVLALHPLMTLFGLAGVRIAYRMFYEHLRMRLSGRGGSSRRAIVLGAGDAARLLIAGIQHQGWTVVGLLDDDEAKQGSRVGNVAVIGRLERLRSLAELHSASHVIVAMPSLRREVRRKVFEQAASVGLPVLTVPSEAELSEGVAVSRVRDIEPEDLLGREPVLLDEAGIAEGVGGKVVLVTGAGGSIGSELCRQLARYGPARLLLLELSEFNLYAIAEELAERFPHLAVEPLIGDVRDLDGLRRLWAARQPQIVFHAAAYKHVPLMEEANAWQALRNNTLGTWQAGRVSAEHGVERFVLISTDKAVNPTNVMGASKRAAEIVLAHLAATQAGTRFMAVRFGNVLGSSGSVIPKFKAQIARGGPVTVTHPDITRYFMTIPEAARLVVQAAVLGESGRVYVLDMGEPVKIVDLAREMIRLAGHSLEEIPIAFSGLRPGEKLYEELLADADATLPTAIERLLVARIAPPAEAAPALLDWIQSRDSASPAEVRALLARVIPEYRPARH; the protein is encoded by the coding sequence ATGAGCCGCCTGCCGCCGCCCAAGCTGCCGCCCGTCGAAGCGCCCGGCGGCTGGGCCTTGCGCGTCGAGGCCCTGCTGACCCGCATCCGCCCGGCGCGTGCCGGCCTGTCGCTGCTGGTCGATGCCCTGATCGTGGCCCTCACCTGGCAGGCCACCTACCTCTTCCGCCTGGGCTTCGACGACTGGTTCGCGCGCCGGCCCGACTACGACCCGCTGGTGCTGTTGGGCATCGTCATCGTCTATGCGGCGGCGGGCGTGGCCTTCGGCGTGCCGCGGGCGGTCTGGCGCTTCATCGGCTTTGGCGAGGTGCAGCGCCTGGCCCTGGTCTGCCTGGTGGCGGGCGCGGTCTCGGCCAGTGCGGTGCAGATGGCCGGGCTGTATGCCACGCCGCGCGCGGTGCTGGCCCTGCATCCGCTGATGACGCTGTTCGGCCTGGCCGGCGTGCGCATCGCCTACCGCATGTTCTACGAGCACCTGCGCATGCGCCTGAGCGGCCGCGGCGGCAGCAGCCGGCGCGCCATCGTGCTGGGTGCGGGCGATGCGGCGCGGCTGCTGATCGCCGGCATCCAGCACCAGGGCTGGACGGTGGTGGGCTTGCTCGACGACGACGAGGCCAAGCAGGGCAGCCGCGTCGGCAATGTGGCGGTGATCGGCCGGCTGGAGCGCCTGCGCTCGCTGGCCGAGCTGCACAGTGCCAGCCATGTGATCGTGGCCATGCCTTCGCTGCGGCGCGAAGTCCGCCGCAAGGTCTTCGAGCAGGCGGCCTCGGTGGGCCTGCCGGTGCTGACGGTGCCCAGCGAGGCCGAGCTGAGCGAGGGCGTGGCCGTCAGCCGCGTGCGCGACATCGAGCCCGAGGACCTGCTGGGCCGCGAGCCGGTGCTGCTCGACGAGGCCGGCATCGCCGAAGGCGTGGGCGGCAAGGTGGTGCTGGTCACGGGTGCGGGCGGCTCGATCGGCAGCGAGCTGTGCCGCCAACTGGCGCGCTACGGCCCGGCCCGGCTGCTGCTGCTGGAGCTGAGCGAGTTCAACCTCTATGCCATCGCCGAGGAACTGGCCGAGCGCTTTCCGCACCTGGCGGTGGAGCCGCTGATCGGCGATGTGCGCGATCTCGACGGCCTGCGCCGGCTGTGGGCCGCGCGGCAGCCGCAGATCGTCTTCCATGCCGCGGCCTACAAGCATGTGCCGCTGATGGAAGAGGCCAATGCCTGGCAGGCCCTGCGCAACAACACCCTGGGCACCTGGCAGGCCGGCCGGGTGTCGGCCGAGCATGGCGTCGAACGCTTCGTGCTGATCAGCACCGACAAGGCGGTGAACCCGACCAATGTGATGGGCGCCAGCAAGCGCGCGGCCGAGATCGTGCTGGCGCATCTGGCCGCCACCCAGGCCGGCACGCGCTTCATGGCCGTGCGCTTCGGCAATGTGCTGGGCAGCAGCGGCAGCGTGATCCCGAAGTTCAAGGCGCAGATTGCCCGCGGCGGGCCGGTGACCGTGACCCATCCGGACATCACCCGCTACTTCATGACCATCCCCGAAGCGGCGCGCCTGGTGGTGCAGGCGGCGGTGCTCGGCGAGAGCGGCCGCGTCTATGTGCTGGACATGGGCGAGCCGGTGAAGATCGTCGACCTGGCGCGCGAGATGATCCGCCTGGCCGGCCACAGCCTGGAGGAGATCCCGATCGCCTTCAGCGGCCTGCGGCCCGGCGAGAAGCTCTACGAAGAGCTGCTGGCCGATGCCGACGCCACCCTGCCCACGGCGATCGAGCGCCTGCTGGTGGCGCGCATCGCGCCGCCGGCCGAGGCCGCGCCGGCCCTGCTCGACTGGATCCAAAGCCGCGACAGCGCCAGCCCGGCCGAGGTGCGGGCCCTGCTGGCCCGCGTGATCCCGGAGTACCGGCCGGCACGGCACTGA